ACTCCAACCGGGAATGAGTTCAGTGTAGGAAATCCTGTTTGTCTGAAATGGATCAAATAGATTTAGTCTTCTTCTTTGTTGAGTTCGTTTAGGCGTGGCCGTAATCTTGAACGTGATTTGTTGAAAGTGTGAACAACTTTCTCCACACCGCGGCGGGCTGCCTTCTGCTCCTCTTCGGGAAGCTGGATCATATGATGACAGGCATCACTGCAGGTACCCTGGTATTTTTCAGCGCAGGCAGGGCATTGAATGAAGAGAAGATGACAACCATCATTGGCGCAGTTCACATGAACGTCTGCCGGTTGTCCGCACTGATGGCATTTCGCAATCACGTCTTCGGTGATGCGCTCTCCCATCCTGTTATCGAACACGAAATTCTTTCCGATGAATTTACTTTCCAGTCCTTTTTCCCTGATCTGTTTGGCATAATTGATAATGCCTCCTTCCAGGTGGAACACATTGTCGAATCCGTTGTGCAGCATGTAGGCGCTGGCTTTCTCGCATCGGATACCGCCGGTGCAGTACATCACGATATTCTTTTCGCGCTGGTCTTTCAGCATGTCCACTGCCATCGGTAATTGCTCACGGAAGGTGTCGCTGGGCACTTCCACAGCCGTTTCAAAATGGCCTACTTCAAATTCGTAGTGATTGCGCATGTCCACCACAATGGTATCGGGATCCTGCAGCAGCTCGTTCATCCGTTCTGCGGTTACATATTTCCCTTTATTGCGCATATCGAAAGAGGGATCTTCGATCCCGTCCGCCACGATCTTCGGGCGTACTTTGATCTTCAGTACCCAGAAAGATTTTCCGTCGTCATCCACGGCTATATTCAATCGAATGCCATCCAGGCAGGGAATCGAATAGAGATAGGCCTGTAATGCCCCGTAATTGCCCGAAGGCACGCTGATCTGCGCATTGATGCCTTCATTGGCCACATAGATCCTTCCAAACACTTTCAGTGTATGCAATCCCTTATACAGCTCATCCCTGAACGTTTGCGGGTCCTCAATGGGAAAATAATGATAAAAAGAAATGGTGGTGCGGGGATCAGTTTCCTGATACAATAATTCTTTCAACTCCTTCTGGGAGACGCGGTTGTGTAGTAATGCCATCTAATAAAATTTTGTGACCGTTTGCCTGACAGTCAAAATTTTGAAACAGGGCAAAGATACGAACTGTTATGAAAAGTTTTTTACTACATTCGTATCATCTGCCCCATTCCCCTTCTCCCCTGAATTGTTTTAACAGATCAAATCAACGCAACGGCAACACTACATGATGAGCTTCATTCACGGATGAATGATAAAATCTATTCACTATGAACATCCTGTCAATCACCAAAAGAATTGCAGGCAGGTTGCTGCGTATGGGAACTGATGACCTGCAGGACCAGGAAATGGTCAAACGCATTACCATCGTCAATACCCTTTGCATCACGTTCAGTGTGGTGCTGATTGTTATGATCTGTATCCTGGCCATCCCAGGCGGTTGGGAAAAAGGCTTGCTGATCCCATTGTTCATCGAGTTATTACTTAACAATCTTGTGCTGGTTGCCAGTTACTACCGTCAATACTCACTCGCTGCCATCTGGCTCTTTCTTTTGCAGTGCGGCGCCACCATGTATTTCGGTAACCTGCTGGGGAGCGAGGCGCAGCTTCAGTTTGCCATCATATACCAGATTGCCCTGGTATACCTTGTTTTTCCTACAAGGCTGGAACGCAGGTTTTGTATCGCCTGTACTTTCGTGGCGCTGATCTTTCTGGAACTGAATTACTACTACCAGGTACCCGGACTTATCAGCATGAATCCGCAGACCGGACTACTGGTACACTCTGTGGTGATCCTGGCCGTACTCAGCGTTGTTCTGGTAGCCTGCAGACCTTTTGTCCAGAACAATGATCTTCATACTGCGTTTGTGAAGGCCGATCATTACAAGAAAGTATATCTCTACCAGGTAACCCACGATCTCAAAACACCGTTGCATGTGATGACTGTTGCCGCCTCCCTGATCAAACAGGAATTAAGGAAACAACACCCCCCGCGAAAAGTGGAGGAACTGCTGGAACAGTTGCAGGCAGCAGGGATCAGCGCCAATACACTCGTGAATAACGTACTCACCATGGCAGAGATCGAAGCCGGAAAAATGGAAACACCTGAATCCGGCAGCTTCATCGTGCGCGATTTCTTCACCAATATCGTGCATGTGCATAAGGTGATTGCAGGCACGCGCAATATCAAACTGAAGCTCAGTATAGATCAAACGCTCCCGGAGTTCATCATCAGCGATTCCCTGAAGCTGAACCAGGTAACCACCAATATCCTTTCTAACGCCATACGCTATGCGTACAGGAACAGTACCGTGGAAATGGAAGTGTTTGAACAGGATGAACAACTGGTGATCAGGATCGGCAACCAGGGACAGGGCATTGCACCGGAACTGCTGCAACACCTTTTCAATCCTTTCGTTACCGGCAGCAGCAGGCACCGGAGCGGCACCGGGCTGGGGTTGTATATCGTGAAGACGAAAGTTATTTCGATGGGCGGCCATATCAGCGTGAACAGTGAAGCCGGAGGACTAACCAGTTTTACTGTGATGCTGCCATTGCAGCCTGGCGTTGCGGAAGAAGAAATAAAAACATTGGATTGCCATATACCTCCTGCTCATCATGCCCATGTATTGCTGGCCGGCCCATTGCAACAGCCACATGGATTACAGAGCCTGCCGGAAACGATGGGATGCCGCGTCAGTCGCGCTTCCGACGATAATGAAGTACTGGCCATCGTTTCCAATGACCTGCCTGATGTGATCATCATGGATGGTCAGCTGCCGGGCTTCAATGTAATGGAATTATTGAAACGGCTAAAACGAAATGCCTTGCTGAAAGCAATCCCAGTATTGGTAACTTCGGTGCCGGACAAATCATGCAAACAGAATAACCTGCTGGAGGCAGGTGCAGATGGCATTATCGGTAATCAGTTCAATTACCGGCAACTCTATAAACTGCTTTCGCCTTTTGTGCGGGCAACATAACGTTTCACTGCAATTCTGAATTACATTATTTCATTATTCCCCGACAGGCCTTTTACGGATATAGCTTCCCGTAAGTGCAGCAAAACCTGCCACCAGTCCACCTACCAGGGCTGTTACCAGTATGAGCAGGAAAGATGATCCGCCCAATGGAAAGATCTCAGCCAGTTTGGTGGACAGCACATGCTGGTTCTTTGCATCGATGCCTAACGCCAGTCCACCCCATAAAAGGAAGAGGGCAAGAAAACCAGTAAGCCAGGATCTGAATGGTGACTGATGGATGCATAAAGCCACTACCAGTGCGGCCGGTGCGATGGTCCACCAGGGCAGGAATAGCCCTGCCACAAAACTCAGCAATGCGGTGATCAGAATGGAGATAAAGAGTTTCATACGCTGAGTGAATTATTTTTGAAAAGTCATTTTGTGTTTAACCTGCTTGCTTTTGGCTTCTTCTGCAGTCATTATCCAGAGAGGCTGATAAGCGCCCTTTGCCCAATCGTCCACCATATTATCATAGTATTTACTACCGGGATTGCCGCTCTGTCCGCCGGGATAGATGCCATAGGCTTCTGTTTTCTCCCTGAGATGCACTACCATTCTCCAGCTCGGTCCATGGAACTGTTTGGTGGCGTTGATGATATCCGCGCCGCCGCCTGTTGTCAAATGGAAACGGCTCAGTGGTCCCAGGCGCAGCAGGTGCCTGATGCCTGAATCCTTGTATTTGCTCCATTCCAGTTTTCCATTTTTTTCAATTTTGGAGAGTTGTGGCACTGCTTTCTTGAAAGCGGCTGTTACTACATCGCGAATAGTTTCCACCTGCTGAGTGATAATATTATCGGCAAACGGGAAGGCCGTGTCTTTCAGCATGCCTTCCAGCATTGTATAACGCTCAGGAAAAATGTAAGGTTTGGGGACGGCGGCAAATTCATCGCTCCACACTTCTGCTTCCAGCAATTCCATCCAGTGATTGAAGATGGATGGAGCTTTTTCTTTTGGATCATTGCGCAGGTTCCAGTTACGTACCAGGTTGAGACAGGTCAGCTCCTCTCCGATCAGGCTTTCTTCGTCGATATTCTTCAGCAGCAGTGGCATGGCCATTTCAGCCATCACATTGTAATTCTCTGTTTGCAATTCTTTCATCTGGTCTACCGTAATGCCGCTCATTTCGCGGAGATAACGGTTGATCAGCAATCCGCGGTAGAGATTGTAACTGCCACCGAGATACCAGGGATAGGTGGAATCGGCAGGAAGCTGGTTGGCGCTGCTTACGAAGCCGCGTTCGGGCACCATCCCGGAGATCAGCATATGCGGGTTCTGGTCCTGCGGGATCATGGATTGCCAGCGATAAGTGCTGTCATCTCCCGGCATAACAAAGTCACCCTGGCGCTTCCATTTATCAGGAAATTCACCCTGCTGCCAGATAGCGATATCATTGTTCTTGGCAGCGAACACGAAGTTCTGGCCAGGACAGCTGAAGTTCTTGATGGCTGCGAGATATTCATCGTAGTTGGTAGCGCGGTTGAGCAGGCAGAATGTTTTGAGCTCATTGGAACCGTCGTGTGCTTTCCATCTTACAGCTAGATTCACTTCGCCTGATGTGCGATGTGCTCCGGTGAAGCTGGCATCATACTGCACAGGTCCCCAGGTGGTGTAAGCCAGGGTATCCCTGAAATCCGGTCCATCTTTCACTTTGAAAACTTCAACATCTATCAGGGAGCTTTTCCAGGTGCTGTCGAACCAGTATTGCTGTTTGGATGCGTCTCTGAATTGAACGGTATAATAATCTTTCACATCTCGGCTGCTGTTGGTAACGCCCCAGGCAATCTGGTCCGTGAAGCCGATGATGATAGCCGGTGCACCGGGGAAGCTCACGCCATAAGCATTGCTTTGTGGCGTATGCAATTGCATTTCAAACCAGAGCGAAGGCAGATTGAGGCCCAGGTGGGGATCGCTGCAGAGAATGGGAAAACCGCTGGCAGTCTTGCTGCCGTTGACTGCCCAGTTATTGCTGCCATTGTCTTTATCAGGTTTGTTCAGCGGCTGCACGGGTGCAGGCGCTTTCCAGTTGAAGTAAGCGGAATCTGCACCCAGAGGTTGAACAGAATGCACGAAAGGTGTTTGGAAATGCGTGCCTTTCGGAATGATGGGATCGAGCGAATCCGGTTGAACAGGATAAAGTTTATCGAAAATATTTTTCGGGAAAACAGATTTGGCGTTGGTGTATTCGATATCATTTTCATCTCCCGACAGATCGTAGCTCATGTATTTCAGGAAGAGGGCTGTTTTGAGATTGCTCCATTTTTCGGGAGTGTAGTTGAGCAGCCTGTATTCCAGTGGCAGTTCGGAGTAGGTGCAGTTTTCCACGAAAGCGTTCACACCAGCTGTATAGGCGTCCAGCACTTCTTTGGTGCTTTCGTCGCTTTCCATTTCCTTCAGGGAGTTCTTTGCACCGAAAACCATTCCGATACGGCGCATATTGCGATCATTGTTCAGGATAGCGGAATCCGGGCCAACGCCGAGGATCTCGCTGAGGCGGCCTGCAGCGGCATGTGTCTGGAATTCCATTTGCCAGAGACGGAATTTTGCATGCAGGTATCCCTGAACGAAATAGAGATCATGATCGTTCTGTGCAAACACATGGGGAACCATGCGATCGTCCAGATACACATTCACTTTTTCTTTCAGTGCAGGAAAATTCAGATCGATGGAAAAAGATTGATCGGCAGGTTCAGCATTTTGCCAGCAGCCGTGCTGGGGGCTGAGGAAACTTCCCAATGGCGGCACAGGGCCCCATGGTCTGTTCAATGCAACGATCAATCCTATCGTAATAACGCCGGATACCAGCAAGGGAACAAGTCGCATAAACTCGGAAGGGTTTAAAGAATCGGATAAAAGTAATCAATTTTTTGGTAGTTGTTCTCTCCATCATCACTATCCGAATTTTATACACATATTAAATATAATGTATTTGCGTGAGAATGCGACTATGGCACTCTGTTAATCAAAATGACTTATCAGTTTCTTTACTTCAGTCTCTGTATTGAAAGCATGCAGCACGATCCTCAGCCTTTCCCCGCCTTTGGGAACTGTGGGGTATAAGATCGGGCGGACATCCATACCCGCATCCTGGAGTTTGCCCGCAATGGATTTCACGGCTTCATTACCCGGGATCACCACTACCTGGATGGGAGTTGAAGACAACAGTTTCTCAAAAGGCAGTATTGCTTCCTGGAACATTTTGATCATGGATGCCAGCAGGATGCGTTCTTTTTTCATCTGGGGAAAAAGCGCATAAGCATCTCTGATAGCACGCACACTCGCCTGCGGCAGGGCTGTTGTATAAATGAACGAACGGGAAAAATTGATTAGATAATCGCGCAGCAAGCGGCTGCCCAGCACTACAGCGCCATGACAACCCACTGCCTTTCCGAAAGTGACCACCCTTGCAAAAATGCGTTGCTGCAATTGCAGGTGCTGCACCAGTCCTTCCCCCCGCTCTCCTATCACGCCGGTGGCATGGGCTTCATCAACGATCAGATGAGCATTGTATTTTTCGCAAAGGGTTGTCATTTCCTCCAGCGGCGCCTGGTCTCCATCCATCGAGAATACAGATTCCGTTACCACGAAAATATTGCCGGTAGCCGACTGTAATTTTTTTTCCAGTTCAGCCAGATCATTATGACGAAAAGAAAAAGACTGTGCGAAACTGAGCCGGATGCCATCGCGGATACTGGCATGGCTGAGGTAATCGTAAATGATGGTATCTCCGCGTTGCGGCACGGCACTCAGCAATCCCAGATTGGCATCGTAACCTGAATTGTAGAGCAGCGCTGCTTCAGACTGATGGAAGCCGGCCAGTTGCTGTTCCGTACTTTCCGTCAGTGCATCATTGCCGGCCAGCAGGCGGGAACCGCCGGAGCCGTGTTTCAGCCAGTGCGCTTCGGAAGTTTCCAGCAATCCGTAATGAATGATGCCGAGATAATCATTGGAGCAGAAATCCGTTTTGCCCGTGGGCAATTTCAATGTGCGGAAAGCCTGCTGGTCTCTCCGCTCCTGCAATTTTTTTTCGAGGAAGTTTTCCTGGCGCATGCAACAAAGGTATAGGGTGCAGGCAATCGGAAGCCTCCCGGCGAGTGATTTTTGTTTGGCCACTGCCAGTCTCTGCTGTTTCAACCATCTGTCCTACCTTTGCATCATGAGTACGCCGCTTACAGATACCAAGAATATCCTGGGCCTCCAGTTGCCCACCGATCCACGTTGGGTGGACCTGGCCGGTATGAGCCTGGAAGAGATCCTCACAGACCACGCCTGGTGCGAACAGAAAGCAGCCACCAGCTGCATTTCCCTGATCCAGCGTTACAGTGAAAAAGACAAACTCGTACGGGAATTGAGCCCGATCGTTACAGAAGAATGGGGACATTTCCGCCTGGTGATCGCAGAGCTCGATAAGCGCAAACTCCGCCTCGGCAAGCAACGAAAAGACGAATACGTGAACGCACTGATGGTGTTCCAGAATAAAGGAGGACACCAGGAAGATGTATTGCTCGACAGGCTCCTCATCTTCGCCCTCATCGAAGCCCGCAGTTGCGAGCGCTTCAAAAGACTGAGCGAAGGCCTGGACGATGAATACCTCCGCAATTTCTATCGCCGCTTCATGGAAAGCGAAGCCGGCCATTACCGCCTGTTCATTGAACTTGCAGATACTTACCTGAATAAAGATAAAGTGAGAAAACGCTGGGAAGAATGGCTGGCCTATGAAGCAGACCTGATGCAGCGTCTCGAAGTACGCGGCGACAGGATGCACTAATCAACTGTTACGGGAACATATTCTTCCAGTTTCTCCAGCAGCAATAACTGGTTCAGCGCCCGGTTCAGATTCTGTTCCGGGTAACTTATCTGGTAGTACACATCGTTATTGAGATGATCGGTAATGAATCGAAGGCTTTGCATGTACACCATCAGCAGCCCTGCTTTATGTAGATGTTTCAATTCTTCAGATGTCAGCTGGTCTCCCATCCCGCTGCTATAACCTTCCACGATGGCATCATAAAAATCCGGCCTGATGGCGATCGCTTCCCAGTCTGTACTGTTCTCGTCAACCGAGCAGGCCATGCTGCGGATCATATCGCCGAGATCGGAGAAGTAGAGGCCCGGCATCACTGTATCAAGGTCAACCGGACAAATGGCCTTGTGTGTGTTTACATCCAGGAGGATATTGCTGAGTTTGCAATCGTGGTGCATCACTCTTTGCAGGAAGAGGTCCGGCCTGCGCCCCACTTCATTATAGAATTCCACCAGGTGATGGCGTTGCCTTAGCTCTGCGATAACATGTGTGGCTGTGAGTAATCGCTGTTGCGTTGCCGTTAGTACAGCCCTTTCGAACTGCTCATAACGCATAGCCAGATCATGGAAACGCGGGATCACGGGACGGAGCAGGTTCAGTTCCACAGATGCCAGTGCGCTGGTGAAATTAGCGAAGCAGTTGGCGGTAAGCCTTGCTGCTGCAGCATCTTTGGGCACCAGCGCTGTATAGGAGCCCTCCACAAAATGTATGGCGCGCCAGAACTGATTATACTTATCGATCCAGTACAGTTTTCCATCTTTTGCTGGAATGATGGGAGGAATGGTGATGCCTTCCTTTCCATGCACCGCCTCGTACACGAGCTGGTAATTATGAATGATATCTTCCGGATGATGGAACATGGTCTGGTTGATGCATTGCAGCACCACCTGCTCTCCCTGTTCATCGTAAGAAGCCTTGTAGGTGTGGTGTATCAGACCGCCTTTCAAAACTTGTATCACAGGCTTGCCCTTGCCGAACTGAAGGGCAGCCTCCTTCGCCTGCATATTTTCCATCAGATCAATATTGGTCGGTCAAAGCAAAATCATTTTTCCTTAACATCCACTGGCCGCTGGTGAAGTCAGGGAACTCTACCGTTTGATTTCCCAGTTCGATACTGGTTTCGCTGAGCGGTGTGATAGCGCTCCAGGCTGCACCGTCGTATACATCCATCGGCGTGGCTGTTTTGCGTTTGATGGCTTCCACAAATGCATGCAGCACAAAGAAGTCCATTCCACCATGCCCTGCGCCTTCCGTGTCCTTGCTCCAGCGCGCCCACAGCGGGTGATCGTATTTGTCAAGGTAAGGCTGCGCAGCTTCCCAGGTATGTCCTTTCGGGCTGGTGCCTTCCAGGTAGATGCTATCGTTCACATCCATCCAGAGCCCTTTCGTTCCCTGCACACGGAAACCGAGCGAGTACGGGCGTGGCAGGTTGGTATCGTGCTGCAACAGGATGGTTTCGCCATTGGCACAGTTGATCATGGTGGTGACCACATCGCCCAGTTTGAATTTCACTTTTGCATTGGGATGTTGTTCACTGCTGTGATCAACAATATAATTGTGCAACCCTCTCGCTTTGGTGGAGAAAGATGATAGAGAGATGAAACGGTTACCGCGGTTGATATCGATCATTTCAGCAACAGGTCCGATGCCGTGCGTCGGATAGAGATCACCGTTACGATGGATGGAATGTGCCGTTCTCCAGCGTGCTTCGGAATATCCTTTCTCACCGAACTCCACACCAGTATTGTTGCTCTTGCCATCATTGAACTTGATGGCGCGCAGATCGTGCTGATAGCCGCCCTGCAGGTGCATGATCTCGCCGAACAATCCCTGTCGCACCATATTCAGTACTGCCAGCACATCCCGGCGGTAGCACACATTTTCCAGCATCATTACCTGACCCTTGTGATGCTCGGCGGCTTTCACCACATCCCAGTGGTCCTGCAGCGTAATACCCAGCATCACTTCAGTACCTACATATTTGATACCTGCTTCCAGGGATGCGATGATCATCTGTGTATGCCATTCCCAGGGTGTGGAAATGATCACGGCATCCAGCTCCTTCAGCTCCAGGAGCTTTTTCCAGGCATAGGGATCCGTTTTGAAGATCTTCGGTTCAGCCTTGCCCGCTTTTTTGATCATGTCCAGCGAGCGCTTCAGCATGTTGTCATCTATATCGCAGATCGCTGCCAATACCACATCCTTTCTGCGAAGAAGATTGGAAAGGTGATTCTGTCCTCTCAGGCCGACACCAATCATGCCTATCTTTACCGTTTGTTGCTGAGCAAAAAGTTGAGATGCGGGAAGTATGGCAAACCCTGCGGTAGCGATCCCGGTATTTCTGACAAATGACCTGCGATCCATGCTTTAAATTTTAGTAAAATTGTAGGAGGCAATAATAACCATAATTGAGGATACCAGCGTCATGACAGCAAAACTTACGCAATCGTATGCGATACTTGAATTCCTGAAAAATCTTCGTCCGGATTTCCATTTACCGGAAGGCGTGGCCATCATGAATCCCTTTACCGATAAGGATTCCAGGGCACTCGCCACTATATTCTACAATAAATTCTACAACGATCATCATCCCAGAAAATTTATTTTCGGTATCAATCCCGGCCGCTTCGGCGCCGGCGTTACCGGCGTTCCCTTCACGGATCCCATCCGCCTGCAGGAAGAATGCGGCATCCCCAACGATCTCCCCCAAAAAGCAGAGCTCAGCTCCATCTTCATATATGATGTGATCAAACGCTATGGCGGCCCGGCGGATTTCTATAAAGACTTCTTCATCACGGCCCTCTCCCCGCTCGGCTTCACAAAGAATGGTCTCAATCTCAATTACTACGACGACAAAGAGCTCCTGAAAGCCAGTGAGCCCTTTATCATCGATACCATTCTAAAAACAAAAAAAACGATACTAACGGACAGCAATAGCTGTTTCTGTCTCGGCGAAGGAACTAATTTCAAAATATTCCAGCAACTCAACAAAAAGCATCAGCTCTTCGATAAGATCATTCCTTTGCCGCATCCGAGATTCATCATGCAATACAAAAGAAAGCAGGTGGGTGAATTTGCAGATGAATATGTAAGGAGATTG
This portion of the Pseudobacter ginsenosidimutans genome encodes:
- a CDS encoding phosphotransferase enzyme family protein yields the protein MENMQAKEAALQFGKGKPVIQVLKGGLIHHTYKASYDEQGEQVVLQCINQTMFHHPEDIIHNYQLVYEAVHGKEGITIPPIIPAKDGKLYWIDKYNQFWRAIHFVEGSYTALVPKDAAAARLTANCFANFTSALASVELNLLRPVIPRFHDLAMRYEQFERAVLTATQQRLLTATHVIAELRQRHHLVEFYNEVGRRPDLFLQRVMHHDCKLSNILLDVNTHKAICPVDLDTVMPGLYFSDLGDMIRSMACSVDENSTDWEAIAIRPDFYDAIVEGYSSGMGDQLTSEELKHLHKAGLLMVYMQSLRFITDHLNNDVYYQISYPEQNLNRALNQLLLLEKLEEYVPVTVD
- a CDS encoding aminotransferase class I/II-fold pyridoxal phosphate-dependent enzyme, coding for MRQENFLEKKLQERRDQQAFRTLKLPTGKTDFCSNDYLGIIHYGLLETSEAHWLKHGSGGSRLLAGNDALTESTEQQLAGFHQSEAALLYNSGYDANLGLLSAVPQRGDTIIYDYLSHASIRDGIRLSFAQSFSFRHNDLAELEKKLQSATGNIFVVTESVFSMDGDQAPLEEMTTLCEKYNAHLIVDEAHATGVIGERGEGLVQHLQLQQRIFARVVTFGKAVGCHGAVVLGSRLLRDYLINFSRSFIYTTALPQASVRAIRDAYALFPQMKKERILLASMIKMFQEAILPFEKLLSSTPIQVVVIPGNEAVKSIAGKLQDAGMDVRPILYPTVPKGGERLRIVLHAFNTETEVKKLISHFD
- a CDS encoding hybrid sensor histidine kinase/response regulator: MNILSITKRIAGRLLRMGTDDLQDQEMVKRITIVNTLCITFSVVLIVMICILAIPGGWEKGLLIPLFIELLLNNLVLVASYYRQYSLAAIWLFLLQCGATMYFGNLLGSEAQLQFAIIYQIALVYLVFPTRLERRFCIACTFVALIFLELNYYYQVPGLISMNPQTGLLVHSVVILAVLSVVLVACRPFVQNNDLHTAFVKADHYKKVYLYQVTHDLKTPLHVMTVAASLIKQELRKQHPPRKVEELLEQLQAAGISANTLVNNVLTMAEIEAGKMETPESGSFIVRDFFTNIVHVHKVIAGTRNIKLKLSIDQTLPEFIISDSLKLNQVTTNILSNAIRYAYRNSTVEMEVFEQDEQLVIRIGNQGQGIAPELLQHLFNPFVTGSSRHRSGTGLGLYIVKTKVISMGGHISVNSEAGGLTSFTVMLPLQPGVAEEEIKTLDCHIPPAHHAHVLLAGPLQQPHGLQSLPETMGCRVSRASDDNEVLAIVSNDLPDVIIMDGQLPGFNVMELLKRLKRNALLKAIPVLVTSVPDKSCKQNNLLEAGADGIIGNQFNYRQLYKLLSPFVRAT
- the trhO gene encoding oxygen-dependent tRNA uridine(34) hydroxylase TrhO, which produces MALLHNRVSQKELKELLYQETDPRTTISFYHYFPIEDPQTFRDELYKGLHTLKVFGRIYVANEGINAQISVPSGNYGALQAYLYSIPCLDGIRLNIAVDDDGKSFWVLKIKVRPKIVADGIEDPSFDMRNKGKYVTAERMNELLQDPDTIVVDMRNHYEFEVGHFETAVEVPSDTFREQLPMAVDMLKDQREKNIVMYCTGGIRCEKASAYMLHNGFDNVFHLEGGIINYAKQIREKGLESKFIGKNFVFDNRMGERITEDVIAKCHQCGQPADVHVNCANDGCHLLFIQCPACAEKYQGTCSDACHHMIQLPEEEQKAARRGVEKVVHTFNKSRSRLRPRLNELNKEED
- the miaE gene encoding tRNA-(ms[2]io[6]A)-hydroxylase — translated: MSTPLTDTKNILGLQLPTDPRWVDLAGMSLEEILTDHAWCEQKAATSCISLIQRYSEKDKLVRELSPIVTEEWGHFRLVIAELDKRKLRLGKQRKDEYVNALMVFQNKGGHQEDVLLDRLLIFALIEARSCERFKRLSEGLDDEYLRNFYRRFMESEAGHYRLFIELADTYLNKDKVRKRWEEWLAYEADLMQRLEVRGDRMH
- a CDS encoding Gfo/Idh/MocA family protein; the encoded protein is MDRRSFVRNTGIATAGFAILPASQLFAQQQTVKIGMIGVGLRGQNHLSNLLRRKDVVLAAICDIDDNMLKRSLDMIKKAGKAEPKIFKTDPYAWKKLLELKELDAVIISTPWEWHTQMIIASLEAGIKYVGTEVMLGITLQDHWDVVKAAEHHKGQVMMLENVCYRRDVLAVLNMVRQGLFGEIMHLQGGYQHDLRAIKFNDGKSNNTGVEFGEKGYSEARWRTAHSIHRNGDLYPTHGIGPVAEMIDINRGNRFISLSSFSTKARGLHNYIVDHSSEQHPNAKVKFKLGDVVTTMINCANGETILLQHDTNLPRPYSLGFRVQGTKGLWMDVNDSIYLEGTSPKGHTWEAAQPYLDKYDHPLWARWSKDTEGAGHGGMDFFVLHAFVEAIKRKTATPMDVYDGAAWSAITPLSETSIELGNQTVEFPDFTSGQWMLRKNDFALTDQY
- a CDS encoding penicillin acylase family protein → MRLVPLLVSGVITIGLIVALNRPWGPVPPLGSFLSPQHGCWQNAEPADQSFSIDLNFPALKEKVNVYLDDRMVPHVFAQNDHDLYFVQGYLHAKFRLWQMEFQTHAAAGRLSEILGVGPDSAILNNDRNMRRIGMVFGAKNSLKEMESDESTKEVLDAYTAGVNAFVENCTYSELPLEYRLLNYTPEKWSNLKTALFLKYMSYDLSGDENDIEYTNAKSVFPKNIFDKLYPVQPDSLDPIIPKGTHFQTPFVHSVQPLGADSAYFNWKAPAPVQPLNKPDKDNGSNNWAVNGSKTASGFPILCSDPHLGLNLPSLWFEMQLHTPQSNAYGVSFPGAPAIIIGFTDQIAWGVTNSSRDVKDYYTVQFRDASKQQYWFDSTWKSSLIDVEVFKVKDGPDFRDTLAYTTWGPVQYDASFTGAHRTSGEVNLAVRWKAHDGSNELKTFCLLNRATNYDEYLAAIKNFSCPGQNFVFAAKNNDIAIWQQGEFPDKWKRQGDFVMPGDDSTYRWQSMIPQDQNPHMLISGMVPERGFVSSANQLPADSTYPWYLGGSYNLYRGLLINRYLREMSGITVDQMKELQTENYNVMAEMAMPLLLKNIDEESLIGEELTCLNLVRNWNLRNDPKEKAPSIFNHWMELLEAEVWSDEFAAVPKPYIFPERYTMLEGMLKDTAFPFADNIITQQVETIRDVVTAAFKKAVPQLSKIEKNGKLEWSKYKDSGIRHLLRLGPLSRFHLTTGGGADIINATKQFHGPSWRMVVHLREKTEAYGIYPGGQSGNPGSKYYDNMVDDWAKGAYQPLWIMTAEEAKSKQVKHKMTFQK
- a CDS encoding uracil-DNA glycosylase family protein; the protein is MTAKLTQSYAILEFLKNLRPDFHLPEGVAIMNPFTDKDSRALATIFYNKFYNDHHPRKFIFGINPGRFGAGVTGVPFTDPIRLQEECGIPNDLPQKAELSSIFIYDVIKRYGGPADFYKDFFITALSPLGFTKNGLNLNYYDDKELLKASEPFIIDTILKTKKTILTDSNSCFCLGEGTNFKIFQQLNKKHQLFDKIIPLPHPRFIMQYKRKQVGEFADEYVRRLRSI